In Oreochromis aureus strain Israel breed Guangdong linkage group 15, ZZ_aureus, whole genome shotgun sequence, a single genomic region encodes these proteins:
- the zbtb2b gene encoding zinc finger and BTB domain-containing protein 2b: MELANHGLILLQQLNAQREFGFLCDCTVAIGDVFFKAHKAVLAAFSNYFRMLFIHQDSDCVRLKATDIQPDIFSYLLNLMYTGKLAPQLIDPARLEQGVRFLHAYPLLQEASQSVYSHPEQSINLSTSLYGIQISDQQVALSARLPSRQNLSSPFDTEQGSSEGKYPATPPTSSYTNSLPPKQASSPPDVEASTSGAKPMVEDGVMDVLNADGSSAGAILHVKPSIMKRSSSFRKHYSCHLCRSRFTQRSLLREHLLQHTQALQQTSTEPSNSLSLVITKEHSLAAEGVLKGNKAGSSGSVAPTAVEIISDSEQTPVSGTNSDSPRAEVSTSSWGVGGLNSQADTPPPSDIADIDNLENTDVDREVKRRKYECSTCGRKFIQKSHWREHMYIHTGKPFKCSTCGKSFCRANQAARHVCLNQGADTYTMVDRQSMELCAAGDDSNQMEAMFMGSSKPYKCNICATTFSSPNEVIKHLCFTQGGLVGLQGNSGAGALLPREEFSKDEGSDLSNSGTPLEPIKTEEILVE; encoded by the exons ATGGAGTTGGCCAACCATGGTCTTATCCTGCTACAGCAGCTTAACGCTCAGAGAGAGTTTGGCTTCCTGTGCGACTGCACCGTGGCTATAGGAGATGTCTTCTTCAAAGCCCACAAAGCCGTCCTCGCTGCCTTCTCCAACTACTTTAGAATGCTCTTCATTCACCAAGACAG TGACTGTGTGCGTCTTAAGGCTACGGACATACAGCCAGATATCTTCAGCTACCTCCTCAACCTGATGTACACAGGCAAACTTGCCCCACAGCTCATAGACCCTGCACGACTGGAGCAGGGGGTCAGATTCCTGCACGCCTATCCACTCCTGCAGGAGGCAAGCCAGTCTGTGTATTCCCACCCCGAGCAAAGCATCAACCTCTCAACCTCTCTCTATGGCATCCAGATCTCTGACCAACAGGTTGCGCTGTCGGCCAGACTGCCCAGTCGGCAGAATCTCTCTTCACCCTTTGATACCGAGCAGGGGAGCTCAGAAGGAAAGTATCCAGCCACGCCGCCTACTAGTTCATACACAAATTCCTTACCACCCAAGCAAGCTTCCTCACCCCCAGATGTGGAGGCTTCAACTAGTGGTGCAAAGCCTATGGTTGAGGACGGGGTAATGGATGTCTTAAATGCAGACGGTTCGTCAGCAGGTGCCATCCTCCATGTAAAGCCCAGCATAATGAAGCGGAGTTCCTCCTTTAGGAAGCATTACTCCTGCCATCTCTGCAGGAGTCGATTCACCCAGAGAAGTCTCCTGCGAGAGCACCTCCTACAGCACACACAGGCTCTTCAGCAGACCTCGACTGAGCCCAGCAATTCACTCTCACTTGTCATAACTAAAGAGCACAGCTTAGCAGCTGAGGGAGTTCTAAAGGGAAACAAGGCTGGGTCAAGTGGCTCGGTTGCACCGACAGCAGTCGAGATCATTAGCGACAGCGAGCAAACCCCTGTTTCAGGTACCAATTCGGACTCTCCTCGAGCAGAGGTGTCCACTTCCAGCTGGGGAGTGGGAGGGTTAAATTCTCAGGCCGATACGCCGCCTCCTTCAGATATCGCGGACATCGACAACCTGGAGAACACCGACGTGGACCGGGAAGTGAAGCGACGGAAGTACGAGTGCTCCACTTGTGGCCGCAAGTTTATTCAGAAGAGCCACTGGCGCGAACACATGTACATCCACACGGGAAAGCCTTTCAAATGCAGCACTTGTGGCAAGAGCTTTTGCCGTGCCAACCAGGCAGCCCGGCACGTGTGCCTAAACCAGGGGGCCGACACATACACCATGGTGGACCGGCAGAGTATGGAGCTGTGCGCTGCAGGTGACGACAGCAACCAGATGGAGGCGATGTTTATGGGCTCATCGAAGCCTTACAAGTGTAACATTTGTGCAACTACCTTCTCTAGCCCCAATGAGGTGATCAAACATCTGTGTTTCACCCAAGGGGGATTAGTGGGGCTGCAGGGAAACTCGGGTGCAGGTGCGCTGCTCCCGCGTGAAGAATTTTCCAAAGATGAAGGCTCAGATTTGTCCAACTCTGGTACCCCACTAGAACCCATAAAGACTGAGGAAATCCTCGTAGAATAG
- the armt1 gene encoding damage-control phosphatase ARMT1 isoform X1 — MAADQTMRGVPPSLSARVVGSFAYLTIRDRLPTILTKVVDTIHRNKNKFFEEYGEAGIQAEKQAISLLSKLRNELQTDKPVLALTDCLPDTDSWNQYLERQQRLQGDQESVSWFKSPWLYVECYMYRRIHEALLLNPPISDFDVFNEGKTQGFTESSQAVMSLCTYLEGINNNIEELSKNQLFEHFSKLMQVSLWGNKCDLSISAGQENSQKTSPLDSLYSLLPFILVDDTKRVWSGLISAQRPRESGKTTADRVDIVLDNAGFELVTDLVLADFLVSSGLARQIHFHGKSIPWFVSDVTAKDFQWTIRQAMATNHKWVSKCGVQWQRYLKEGMWCYHDHPFWTQPHEFCDMAADAPDLYTTLQGADLVLFKGDLNYRKLTGDRYWEHTVSFETALRGFGPAPLCSLRTLKANIQVGLQPGQGEKLTSQDPSWMTSGKYAVIQFHNPKSE; from the exons ATGGCGGCGGATCAAACTATGCGCGGAGTTCCCCCTTCATTGTCTGCCAGAGTGGTTGG GTCATTTGCTTATTTGACCATTAGAGACAGACTACCCACCATCCTGACCAAAGTTGTCGACACAATTCATCGcaataaaaacaagttttttgAGGAATACGGAGAG GCGGGTATCCAGGCAGAGAAGCAAGCTATATCTCTGCTATCTAAGCTGAGGAATGAGCTGCAAACTGATAAGCCAGTGCTAGCACTGACAGACTGCCTACCGGACACAGATTCCTGGAACCAATACCTAGAGAGGCAGCAGAGACTGCAAGGTGACCAGGAGTCTGTCAGCTGGTTCAAGTCTCCCTGGCTTTACGTGGAGTGCTACATGTACCGTAGGATACACGAGGCGCTCTTGCTCAA TCCTCCCATCAGTGACTTTGATGTCTTTAATGAGGGAAAGACTCAGGGCTTTACTGAGTCTTCACAGGCTGTGATGTCCTTGTGTACGTACTTGGAGGGCATCAATAACAACATAGAAGAGCTGTCTAAGAATCAGCTGTTTGAGCATTTCAGCAAACTAATGCAG GTATCTCTGTGGGGAAACAAGTGTGATCTATCTATATCTGCTGGCCAAGAGAACTCCCAGAAGACCAGTCCACTAGATTCCCTCTACAGCCTCCTGCCCTTCATCCTGGTGGATGACACCAAAAGGGTATGGTCAGGTCTTATTTCTGCGCAGAGGCCAAGAGAGTCAGGGAAAACCACTGCAGACAGAGTGGACATTGTGTTAGACAATGCTGGCTTTGAGTTGGTCACTGACTTGGTCTTAGCCGACTTCCTGGTTTCCTCTGGCCTTGCACGTCAGATTCATTTTCATGGCAAATCCATCCCATGGTTTGTCTCTGACGTCACAGCTAAAGATTTTCAGTGGACCATTCGGCAGGCCATGGCAACCAATCACAAGTGGGTTTCCAAATGTGGTGTTCAGTGGCAGAGGTATTTGAAAGAGGGAATGTGGTGCTATCATGATCATCCTTTCTGGACACAGCCCCATGAGTTCTGCGACATGGCAGCCGATGCTCCTGACCTGTATACAACCCTGCAGGGAGCAGACCTAGTGCTGTTTAAAGGCGATCTCAACTACAGGAAGCTGACTGGAGACAGGTACTGGGAGCACACAGTAAGCTTCGAAACTGCACTGCGAGGCTTTGGACCTGCACCGCTGTGCAGCCTGAGAACTCTCAAGGCCAACATTCAGGTTGGTCTGCAACCGGGACAAGGGGAGAAGCTTACCTCCCAAGATCCAAGCTGGATGACTAGCGGCAAGTACGCTGTGATTCAGTTCCACAATCCAAAGTCAGAATAG
- the armt1 gene encoding damage-control phosphatase ARMT1 isoform X2: protein MRRSFAYLTIRDRLPTILTKVVDTIHRNKNKFFEEYGEAGIQAEKQAISLLSKLRNELQTDKPVLALTDCLPDTDSWNQYLERQQRLQGDQESVSWFKSPWLYVECYMYRRIHEALLLNPPISDFDVFNEGKTQGFTESSQAVMSLCTYLEGINNNIEELSKNQLFEHFSKLMQVSLWGNKCDLSISAGQENSQKTSPLDSLYSLLPFILVDDTKRVWSGLISAQRPRESGKTTADRVDIVLDNAGFELVTDLVLADFLVSSGLARQIHFHGKSIPWFVSDVTAKDFQWTIRQAMATNHKWVSKCGVQWQRYLKEGMWCYHDHPFWTQPHEFCDMAADAPDLYTTLQGADLVLFKGDLNYRKLTGDRYWEHTVSFETALRGFGPAPLCSLRTLKANIQVGLQPGQGEKLTSQDPSWMTSGKYAVIQFHNPKSE, encoded by the exons ATGCGAAG GTCATTTGCTTATTTGACCATTAGAGACAGACTACCCACCATCCTGACCAAAGTTGTCGACACAATTCATCGcaataaaaacaagttttttgAGGAATACGGAGAG GCGGGTATCCAGGCAGAGAAGCAAGCTATATCTCTGCTATCTAAGCTGAGGAATGAGCTGCAAACTGATAAGCCAGTGCTAGCACTGACAGACTGCCTACCGGACACAGATTCCTGGAACCAATACCTAGAGAGGCAGCAGAGACTGCAAGGTGACCAGGAGTCTGTCAGCTGGTTCAAGTCTCCCTGGCTTTACGTGGAGTGCTACATGTACCGTAGGATACACGAGGCGCTCTTGCTCAA TCCTCCCATCAGTGACTTTGATGTCTTTAATGAGGGAAAGACTCAGGGCTTTACTGAGTCTTCACAGGCTGTGATGTCCTTGTGTACGTACTTGGAGGGCATCAATAACAACATAGAAGAGCTGTCTAAGAATCAGCTGTTTGAGCATTTCAGCAAACTAATGCAG GTATCTCTGTGGGGAAACAAGTGTGATCTATCTATATCTGCTGGCCAAGAGAACTCCCAGAAGACCAGTCCACTAGATTCCCTCTACAGCCTCCTGCCCTTCATCCTGGTGGATGACACCAAAAGGGTATGGTCAGGTCTTATTTCTGCGCAGAGGCCAAGAGAGTCAGGGAAAACCACTGCAGACAGAGTGGACATTGTGTTAGACAATGCTGGCTTTGAGTTGGTCACTGACTTGGTCTTAGCCGACTTCCTGGTTTCCTCTGGCCTTGCACGTCAGATTCATTTTCATGGCAAATCCATCCCATGGTTTGTCTCTGACGTCACAGCTAAAGATTTTCAGTGGACCATTCGGCAGGCCATGGCAACCAATCACAAGTGGGTTTCCAAATGTGGTGTTCAGTGGCAGAGGTATTTGAAAGAGGGAATGTGGTGCTATCATGATCATCCTTTCTGGACACAGCCCCATGAGTTCTGCGACATGGCAGCCGATGCTCCTGACCTGTATACAACCCTGCAGGGAGCAGACCTAGTGCTGTTTAAAGGCGATCTCAACTACAGGAAGCTGACTGGAGACAGGTACTGGGAGCACACAGTAAGCTTCGAAACTGCACTGCGAGGCTTTGGACCTGCACCGCTGTGCAGCCTGAGAACTCTCAAGGCCAACATTCAGGTTGGTCTGCAACCGGGACAAGGGGAGAAGCTTACCTCCCAAGATCCAAGCTGGATGACTAGCGGCAAGTACGCTGTGATTCAGTTCCACAATCCAAAGTCAGAATAG
- the armt1 gene encoding damage-control phosphatase ARMT1 isoform X3 — MYRRIHEALLLNPPISDFDVFNEGKTQGFTESSQAVMSLCTYLEGINNNIEELSKNQLFEHFSKLMQVSLWGNKCDLSISAGQENSQKTSPLDSLYSLLPFILVDDTKRVWSGLISAQRPRESGKTTADRVDIVLDNAGFELVTDLVLADFLVSSGLARQIHFHGKSIPWFVSDVTAKDFQWTIRQAMATNHKWVSKCGVQWQRYLKEGMWCYHDHPFWTQPHEFCDMAADAPDLYTTLQGADLVLFKGDLNYRKLTGDRYWEHTVSFETALRGFGPAPLCSLRTLKANIQVGLQPGQGEKLTSQDPSWMTSGKYAVIQFHNPKSE; from the exons ATGTACCGTAGGATACACGAGGCGCTCTTGCTCAA TCCTCCCATCAGTGACTTTGATGTCTTTAATGAGGGAAAGACTCAGGGCTTTACTGAGTCTTCACAGGCTGTGATGTCCTTGTGTACGTACTTGGAGGGCATCAATAACAACATAGAAGAGCTGTCTAAGAATCAGCTGTTTGAGCATTTCAGCAAACTAATGCAG GTATCTCTGTGGGGAAACAAGTGTGATCTATCTATATCTGCTGGCCAAGAGAACTCCCAGAAGACCAGTCCACTAGATTCCCTCTACAGCCTCCTGCCCTTCATCCTGGTGGATGACACCAAAAGGGTATGGTCAGGTCTTATTTCTGCGCAGAGGCCAAGAGAGTCAGGGAAAACCACTGCAGACAGAGTGGACATTGTGTTAGACAATGCTGGCTTTGAGTTGGTCACTGACTTGGTCTTAGCCGACTTCCTGGTTTCCTCTGGCCTTGCACGTCAGATTCATTTTCATGGCAAATCCATCCCATGGTTTGTCTCTGACGTCACAGCTAAAGATTTTCAGTGGACCATTCGGCAGGCCATGGCAACCAATCACAAGTGGGTTTCCAAATGTGGTGTTCAGTGGCAGAGGTATTTGAAAGAGGGAATGTGGTGCTATCATGATCATCCTTTCTGGACACAGCCCCATGAGTTCTGCGACATGGCAGCCGATGCTCCTGACCTGTATACAACCCTGCAGGGAGCAGACCTAGTGCTGTTTAAAGGCGATCTCAACTACAGGAAGCTGACTGGAGACAGGTACTGGGAGCACACAGTAAGCTTCGAAACTGCACTGCGAGGCTTTGGACCTGCACCGCTGTGCAGCCTGAGAACTCTCAAGGCCAACATTCAGGTTGGTCTGCAACCGGGACAAGGGGAGAAGCTTACCTCCCAAGATCCAAGCTGGATGACTAGCGGCAAGTACGCTGTGATTCAGTTCCACAATCCAAAGTCAGAATAG